The following coding sequences lie in one Synechococcus sp. CC9902 genomic window:
- a CDS encoding NAD(P)H-binding protein — protein sequence MARVVAVSGASGKTGYRIAEELLAAGVQPRLLLRRESAVPASLSNCEQVRLSIENDCALDQALLGAEALIIATGARPSIDLSGPMRVDAWGVKRQIASCQRVNVNRVVLVSSLCAGRWRHPLNLFGLILVWKRIGERALERSGLNWTVVRPGGLSERESGLEQEGIRLTGPDQQDKNSIPRRLVAQCCVDALETPGSIGRILEITSDENVPRVALAEALPSAAL from the coding sequence ATGGCACGGGTTGTCGCCGTTAGCGGTGCTTCAGGAAAAACCGGTTATCGAATTGCAGAAGAGTTGTTGGCCGCAGGGGTTCAACCGCGTCTATTGCTTCGTCGCGAATCTGCTGTTCCAGCATCTTTGTCGAATTGCGAGCAGGTGCGCCTGAGTATCGAGAATGATTGTGCGCTCGATCAAGCGTTGCTTGGGGCCGAGGCGCTGATCATTGCCACCGGTGCACGACCATCGATTGATCTCAGCGGCCCTATGCGTGTGGATGCATGGGGGGTTAAGCGCCAAATTGCAAGTTGCCAACGGGTCAACGTCAACCGCGTGGTGTTGGTGAGTTCGCTCTGTGCAGGACGTTGGCGGCATCCACTCAATCTTTTCGGACTGATTCTTGTGTGGAAAAGGATCGGTGAACGAGCGTTAGAGCGAAGTGGGTTGAATTGGACTGTTGTTCGTCCTGGAGGTTTGTCTGAAAGGGAGTCTGGTCTCGAGCAAGAGGGTATTCGTCTGACAGGCCCGGATCAGCAGGACAAGAATTCCATTCCACGGCGCCTTGTTGCTCAATGCTGTGTCGATGCACTTGAGACCCCCGGCTCGATCGGACGGATCTTGGAAATCACCAGTGATGAGAACGTTCCCCGGGTTGCCTTGGCCGAAGCTCTGCCCTCAGCAGCCCTCTGA
- a CDS encoding sulfite exporter TauE/SafE family protein, with amino-acid sequence MITEDLPVQLALAVVALISNGLSAFAGGGAGLVQLPALILLGLDFSTALATHKVASVALGVGAAGRHWRASSLDRRLSALVLCAGLPGVVIGANLVLAIPDNTATICLAFLTLGLGLYSSRRPRLGNDEHRRAVTGTTLWVGAFGLFTIGIINGSLTSGTGLFVTLWLVRWFGLSYTRAVAHTLILVGLGWNGIGALTLGLKGDIHWQWLPALIVGSLIGGYIGAHWSIKQGDKVVKQAFEILALIMGFSLLARGLLI; translated from the coding sequence ATGATCACGGAAGACCTGCCGGTGCAACTCGCCCTCGCTGTGGTGGCGTTGATCTCCAACGGTCTATCGGCGTTTGCTGGTGGTGGTGCTGGCTTGGTTCAGCTCCCAGCATTAATTCTGCTGGGACTGGACTTTTCGACGGCTTTGGCCACCCATAAAGTGGCGAGTGTGGCCCTCGGCGTCGGGGCCGCTGGTCGCCACTGGCGAGCCAGCAGCTTGGATCGACGCTTATCGGCTCTCGTGCTTTGCGCAGGGCTTCCAGGGGTTGTCATCGGAGCCAACCTGGTTCTGGCGATACCCGACAACACAGCGACGATTTGCCTCGCTTTTCTCACCCTGGGCTTGGGCCTGTATTCCTCGCGTCGACCACGGCTTGGCAACGATGAACATCGTCGAGCGGTCACTGGCACAACACTCTGGGTAGGTGCCTTTGGACTTTTCACCATTGGGATTATCAACGGATCTCTGACGTCCGGAACGGGCCTATTCGTGACGCTTTGGTTGGTGCGATGGTTCGGGTTGAGTTACACCCGAGCTGTTGCCCACACGTTGATTCTCGTCGGACTGGGTTGGAACGGTATAGGCGCCCTCACCCTTGGCCTAAAGGGTGACATCCACTGGCAGTGGCTCCCCGCCCTCATCGTTGGGTCACTGATCGGCGGCTATATCGGAGCGCATTGGTCGATCAAACAGGGCGACAAGGTCGTGAAACAAGCCTTCGAAATCTTGGCCCTCATCATGGGCTTTTCACTCCTCGCCCGAGGCCTTCTGATCTGA
- a CDS encoding alpha/beta fold hydrolase, translating into MVSPTLLISKPVEAKATLVLAHGAGSGIRESMLDFLSDGLTHQGWRVVRFEFPYMARQSSTGRRTFPDKLSVLLDAYRSVVEVLNKDIQQPLLIGGKSMGGRIASLLANSLYNDDLIQGVVCLGYPFHPLKKPDQLRTEHLGSFSAPMLIVQGERDPMGGREEVDNYVLSDQIQIRWISDGDHSFSPRKRSGFTVKQNLDQAIRCVDVFMNDVCNR; encoded by the coding sequence GTGGTTTCTCCAACCCTTTTGATTTCCAAACCGGTTGAAGCAAAAGCCACCCTTGTACTCGCCCATGGAGCAGGTAGTGGCATAAGGGAATCAATGTTGGATTTCCTCTCAGATGGTTTAACTCATCAAGGCTGGAGAGTTGTCCGCTTTGAATTCCCGTACATGGCTCGGCAGTCATCAACAGGCCGCAGGACGTTCCCAGACAAGTTGTCAGTTCTACTGGACGCCTATCGATCTGTTGTTGAAGTTTTGAATAAGGACATTCAGCAACCACTCCTCATTGGTGGAAAATCAATGGGTGGACGAATTGCTTCGTTACTTGCCAATTCCTTGTACAACGATGATTTGATCCAAGGAGTTGTCTGCCTTGGTTATCCTTTCCATCCCTTAAAAAAGCCCGATCAATTAAGAACCGAACACCTCGGATCCTTCTCAGCTCCAATGTTGATCGTTCAAGGGGAGCGTGACCCGATGGGTGGACGAGAAGAAGTTGATAACTATGTGCTGTCCGATCAAATTCAGATTCGTTGGATCTCCGATGGAGATCACAGCTTTTCGCCAAGAAAGCGCTCTGGTTTCACTGTTAAGCAAAATCTCGACCAAGCCATTCGCTGCGTTGACGTGTTCATGAACGATGTTTGCAATCGTTGA
- a CDS encoding DUF924 family protein gives MADHPSHQDVVNFWFHELRPAQWFRVNQKLDQQITNQFQGLVDQALDGRLINWSNKPPSALALVLLLDQFPRHLWRGHAKAFSGDTQALSLSLEGERQGWIQNEPEQVKRQFWLMPRLHSEQLDVHNHALTLFERWTDARTFALAKHYRQIIATHGRFPHRDDSREEYESRAQD, from the coding sequence ATGGCAGATCATCCTTCCCACCAAGATGTTGTGAATTTCTGGTTTCACGAATTAAGGCCAGCACAGTGGTTCCGTGTTAATCAAAAACTCGACCAACAAATCACCAATCAATTTCAAGGTTTAGTCGATCAAGCCTTGGACGGGAGATTAATCAATTGGTCAAACAAGCCACCATCAGCGCTTGCACTGGTTCTGCTCTTGGATCAATTTCCAAGACATCTATGGCGTGGGCACGCCAAAGCCTTTTCAGGCGACACGCAAGCCCTCAGCCTTAGTCTCGAGGGTGAAAGGCAAGGCTGGATCCAGAACGAACCAGAACAAGTGAAACGTCAATTTTGGTTAATGCCACGGCTTCATAGCGAGCAGCTCGATGTTCATAACCATGCCCTAACTCTTTTTGAGCGCTGGACAGACGCGCGTACATTTGCGCTTGCAAAGCATTATCGACAAATTATCGCCACCCATGGTCGTTTTCCCCATCGTGACGACTCTAGAGAAGAGTATGAATCAAGAGCACAAGATTAA
- a CDS encoding DUF481 domain-containing protein: MKQHLLLFSLFFTAGISQAETVTLELLNGDSITGTIVEELSDDQEKILDHPQLGRLTIRASSLKPTSDPPAWSTSITAGLIGNEKDGDSSLSTSLNAESKYKNDKNILVFKAGLNTNQSQDKGEPLDIKTQKGSAGFRYDYRLNDDFSFYSLTDYNYDGKNDAGVNSLLTGLGVSTSIIQNKTTEFTLSIGPSMQWTNGGSQCGQDIYCGNTYAGAAFATDLSWKPTPRFKLELNNLLSTAVTPKLKPGNSLIAKIKFYPSIYSKLFTSFQYTSTYQSMSTPELNNSTSIQLGADF, translated from the coding sequence GTGAAACAGCATCTCTTACTATTTTCACTGTTTTTCACAGCAGGAATCTCTCAAGCTGAAACTGTCACCCTTGAACTGCTAAATGGCGACAGCATCACAGGAACAATTGTCGAAGAGCTTAGCGATGATCAAGAAAAGATCTTGGATCATCCACAGCTTGGACGACTCACCATTCGTGCAAGCTCACTGAAACCAACATCAGACCCACCGGCATGGAGCACATCCATTACCGCTGGGTTAATTGGCAATGAAAAAGATGGTGATTCTTCATTATCGACAAGCCTAAATGCCGAAAGCAAATATAAGAACGACAAGAATATTCTTGTATTCAAGGCCGGACTCAATACCAACCAAAGCCAAGACAAGGGTGAGCCATTGGACATCAAAACTCAAAAAGGATCAGCAGGATTTAGATACGATTACCGATTGAATGATGACTTTAGTTTTTATTCATTAACGGATTACAATTATGACGGGAAAAATGATGCTGGAGTGAATAGCCTTCTCACTGGTCTCGGAGTTAGCACATCCATCATTCAAAACAAAACCACAGAATTTACACTCTCCATTGGGCCCTCCATGCAATGGACCAATGGCGGGAGCCAATGTGGGCAAGACATTTACTGTGGAAATACATATGCAGGGGCTGCATTTGCAACCGATCTATCCTGGAAACCAACTCCAAGATTTAAGCTAGAACTCAATAATCTTCTTTCAACGGCCGTAACCCCTAAATTAAAGCCTGGAAATTCTTTGATTGCAAAAATTAAATTTTATCCATCAATCTACTCGAAGTTATTCACCTCTTTTCAATACACATCAACCTACCAAAGCATGAGCACTCCAGAACTGAATAATTCAACATCTATCCAATTAGGAGCTGATTTCTGA
- a CDS encoding cation diffusion facilitator family transporter, which translates to MSALQGKTTVDRRQEVRRVLAVALVMNIAMSLLKLSVGVLSGSLAVIADAMHSATDALSSLTGLITNSLSDPRPDRDHPYGHHKYEAVGALGIAGFILFTALEILLRSSERMLEGFPQIRVTTQELVILGLVLGFNLLLAGYEYSEGRRLNNSLLKADAQHAASDVWTTVVVLVGMAGAMIFKVNWLDIALAIPLALLLIKVCWQVLRQTLPWLVDHIAIAPESIHAESMAVPGVLNCHDIASRGVLGQQVFIDMHLIVDAEDLITAHTITERVEARLDQKFGPVRCTIHLEPRDYVEDGITYTGAHG; encoded by the coding sequence ATGAGCGCCTTGCAGGGCAAGACCACCGTTGACCGTCGTCAAGAAGTCCGTCGGGTTCTGGCCGTTGCTTTGGTCATGAACATCGCCATGTCCCTGCTGAAACTGTCAGTAGGGGTGTTGAGTGGCTCGTTAGCTGTCATTGCCGATGCAATGCATAGCGCGACTGATGCATTGTCGAGTCTCACAGGACTGATCACCAACAGCCTTTCCGATCCACGGCCAGATCGCGACCATCCCTACGGACACCATAAATATGAAGCCGTTGGAGCCCTAGGAATTGCAGGTTTCATTCTGTTCACAGCACTTGAAATTCTGCTCCGATCGAGTGAACGAATGCTGGAAGGATTTCCACAAATTCGAGTAACAACTCAGGAATTAGTGATCTTGGGCTTGGTTTTAGGCTTCAATCTTTTACTCGCCGGTTATGAATATAGCGAGGGGCGACGTCTTAATAACAGTTTGCTAAAAGCCGATGCACAACATGCGGCAAGTGACGTTTGGACCACTGTTGTTGTTCTGGTGGGGATGGCTGGAGCAATGATTTTCAAGGTGAATTGGCTCGACATTGCCCTCGCTATCCCGTTGGCTTTGCTGCTGATCAAAGTTTGCTGGCAAGTCTTGCGCCAAACGCTCCCATGGTTGGTCGATCACATCGCCATTGCTCCTGAATCCATTCATGCTGAATCAATGGCAGTGCCTGGAGTCCTTAACTGCCATGACATCGCCAGCCGTGGAGTCCTCGGTCAGCAAGTGTTTATCGATATGCATCTCATCGTGGATGCGGAGGATCTGATCACCGCCCACACGATCACCGAACGCGTTGAAGCCAGGCTCGATCAAAAATTTGGCCCTGTGCGTTGCACAATCCACCTCGAACCGAGGGACTATGTAGAAGACGGCATCACCTACACGGGAGCCCATGGATGA
- the trpS gene encoding tryptophan--tRNA ligase yields MPRPRVLSGVQPTGALHLGNWLGAIRNWVELQETHDTYVCVVDLHAITVPHDPSQLAADTRSTAALYLACGMDPKRCSIFIQSQVAAHSELCWLLNCVTPLNWLERMIQFKEKSVKQGDNVSVGLLDYPVLMAADILLYDADLVPVGEDQKQHLELARDIAQQRINARFGSKENPVLNVPKPLILKEGARVMSLTDGRSKMSKSDPNEGSRITLLDPPELITKKIKRAKTDPERGLEFGNPDRPETDNLLGLYAILSGQGRDSVAAQCADMGWGQFKPLLAEAAVAALEPIQGRYKELIDHPEELDLVLEQGRQKAEAVANATLNRVRQALGFASRT; encoded by the coding sequence ATGCCGCGGCCAAGGGTCCTCTCCGGTGTTCAACCGACGGGAGCGCTGCATCTCGGTAATTGGCTTGGGGCCATCCGCAACTGGGTTGAGCTGCAAGAAACCCACGACACGTATGTCTGCGTCGTGGACTTGCACGCGATCACGGTTCCCCATGATCCAAGCCAACTTGCCGCGGACACCCGCTCGACCGCCGCTCTGTATCTGGCGTGCGGAATGGATCCAAAACGCTGTTCAATTTTTATCCAAAGTCAGGTTGCAGCCCACAGTGAGCTTTGTTGGCTCCTGAACTGCGTTACACCGCTGAATTGGCTGGAACGGATGATCCAGTTCAAAGAGAAGTCGGTGAAGCAGGGCGACAACGTGTCTGTTGGCCTGCTGGATTACCCCGTACTGATGGCGGCAGACATCCTTCTATATGACGCCGATTTGGTGCCGGTGGGAGAAGACCAAAAGCAACACCTCGAATTAGCTCGAGATATTGCCCAGCAGCGCATCAATGCACGGTTCGGCTCCAAAGAAAATCCCGTTCTGAATGTTCCTAAGCCGCTCATTCTTAAAGAAGGAGCCCGGGTGATGAGCCTGACCGATGGCCGAAGCAAGATGAGCAAAAGCGACCCGAATGAAGGCAGTCGCATCACGTTGTTAGACCCTCCCGAGCTGATCACCAAAAAGATCAAGAGAGCAAAGACAGACCCCGAGCGAGGCCTTGAATTCGGCAACCCCGACCGTCCTGAAACCGATAATCTCCTCGGCCTCTACGCGATCCTGAGTGGACAAGGGCGCGACTCCGTTGCGGCTCAGTGCGCTGACATGGGCTGGGGACAATTCAAACCCCTACTAGCAGAAGCCGCTGTTGCTGCATTGGAGCCGATTCAAGGCCGCTACAAGGAACTAATCGATCACCCCGAAGAGTTGGATCTTGTTCTCGAGCAAGGTCGCCAAAAGGCTGAAGCCGTGGCCAACGCAACGCTGAATCGCGTCAGACAAGCCCTAGGGTTTGCCAGCAGGACTTAA
- a CDS encoding YcjF family protein, with product MAGQWLLSDVMHIPGGGLGFLVAGGVVMWLGRSSKPRFMSPTSVNGWLERCNTVLDQFESFEADQNANAKRRESLRDVVERSGPQRMALVTVEPSSAPDSLLLQEGLSGATSFQLSFCRPLVCTDGHRQWPDALQNHDGILFSLSNPVMAAELLWLEQVPSTQPTWLLVHPSQNESDDTTIANIATVLPERWRDRVVPIGDSGALRASLTPLRRCLSQGLPDARQRLLEALHRDWQADLERLRRNRFQQLQQRTQWIVAGSVLVSPIPSLDLLAVAVANGLMLKEMGDIWGADVKSDVLREAASHLARAALAQGVVEWTSQTLLGLAKLEAGSWLAAGVMQSLSAAYLTRVVGRSMADWLAVNAGVSELDLASLKREAPLLIARAAEEERLDWSSFLQQSRQWALKTTS from the coding sequence ATGGCCGGGCAATGGTTGTTGAGTGATGTGATGCATATCCCCGGCGGTGGGTTGGGTTTCTTGGTGGCTGGTGGGGTTGTGATGTGGCTTGGGCGCTCCTCTAAACCCCGCTTTATGTCCCCTACATCTGTGAATGGGTGGCTGGAACGGTGCAACACAGTTCTCGATCAGTTTGAGTCGTTCGAAGCTGATCAAAATGCCAACGCGAAACGGCGGGAATCGCTGCGGGATGTTGTTGAGCGTTCGGGGCCACAACGGATGGCTTTGGTGACTGTTGAACCATCAAGTGCACCGGATTCGTTGTTACTCCAAGAGGGTCTTTCGGGGGCAACGTCATTTCAACTTTCCTTTTGTCGGCCACTGGTTTGTACCGACGGCCATCGGCAGTGGCCTGATGCTTTGCAAAATCACGATGGAATCTTGTTCAGCTTGTCCAATCCAGTGATGGCTGCTGAGTTGTTGTGGCTTGAGCAAGTTCCATCCACTCAGCCCACGTGGTTGCTGGTGCACCCATCTCAGAACGAATCAGACGACACGACCATCGCCAACATCGCCACAGTTTTGCCGGAGCGTTGGCGCGACCGAGTGGTTCCGATCGGGGATTCAGGAGCTCTTCGAGCCTCTCTTACTCCGTTGAGAAGGTGTCTCTCGCAGGGGCTCCCAGATGCTCGGCAACGGCTGCTTGAAGCTTTGCATCGTGATTGGCAAGCGGATTTAGAACGTTTGCGGCGCAATCGTTTTCAGCAACTGCAGCAACGCACCCAATGGATCGTGGCCGGTTCTGTTTTGGTATCGCCTATCCCCAGCTTGGATCTTCTTGCCGTTGCTGTAGCAAACGGTTTGATGCTGAAGGAAATGGGAGATATTTGGGGTGCGGACGTGAAGTCGGATGTGCTTCGAGAGGCTGCATCTCACCTGGCTCGAGCTGCGTTGGCCCAAGGCGTTGTGGAGTGGACAAGCCAAACACTTTTGGGTTTGGCGAAGCTCGAGGCTGGCAGCTGGTTGGCTGCTGGAGTGATGCAATCCCTCAGCGCGGCCTATCTCACCCGGGTCGTTGGCCGTTCGATGGCCGACTGGTTAGCTGTGAATGCAGGCGTTTCAGAGCTTGATTTGGCATCCCTGAAGCGTGAGGCGCCGCTGCTGATTGCCCGTGCTGCTGAAGAAGAACGACTGGACTGGTCCAGCTTCCTACAGCAATCCCGACAATGGGCACTAAAGACAACTTCATGA
- a CDS encoding nuclear transport factor 2 family protein yields MSQSMQESTNEAQIKQLFTKAYGQPGPTPDQWKAIYANDVHFIDPTQERRGIDAYILAQNNLLQRCDDVFLEPHSIALNKNVAFIEWTMGLKIQGIEFIYPGATRMTFGTDRKIIEHRDYFDFVGPTFGPVPILGNFTRWLYKRFVA; encoded by the coding sequence ATGAGCCAAAGCATGCAAGAGTCAACCAACGAAGCGCAGATCAAACAACTCTTCACCAAAGCCTATGGACAACCTGGTCCTACGCCTGATCAATGGAAGGCAATTTACGCCAACGATGTTCATTTTATTGATCCAACTCAGGAACGCAGAGGTATAGATGCCTATATTTTGGCTCAAAATAACTTACTCCAGCGATGTGATGATGTTTTCCTAGAACCCCATTCCATAGCATTAAACAAAAACGTGGCTTTCATCGAATGGACGATGGGGTTAAAAATTCAAGGCATTGAATTTATTTATCCAGGAGCAACCAGAATGACCTTCGGAACCGACAGGAAAATCATCGAACATCGTGATTACTTTGACTTCGTAGGGCCAACATTCGGACCCGTACCAATCCTTGGGAATTTTACTCGCTGGCTCTACAAACGCTTTGTAGCCTGA
- a CDS encoding cytochrome P450 produces MSRPLPSTGAVTGIVEAINFFRDPDFATRRFTEFGDIFETSLIGQRLVFIRGDKAIADLLAQGDAVEGWWPESVRQLLGSQSLANRNGSDHKARRRVVGQLFSSAALKRYTPGMIGLVDELSQELLEETKPIRLADRMRRFAFRVIATTVLGLEGSDRDALFHDFEIWTQALFSVPIAIPGTPFANALAARRRLLDRLRDVLEQADQNRGGLDLLAGGLDEAGQPLTADDIVEQLLLLLFAGYETTASSLSCLMRACLIEPHVEPWLREELDGLEWPPQGDATTAFDGNRAPRLQAVVTEVMRMTPPVGGFFRRTCRPIELANILIPKGHVVQVALASSNRAGSSELNEFRPQRHLDGSNKPTLLPFGGGERVCLGKALAELEIRLMVVGLLKRVQLSLAGDQDLDLQLIPSPSPKDGLKVVAKHYAPADAKA; encoded by the coding sequence ATGTCTCGTCCTCTGCCCAGCACAGGAGCAGTTACCGGCATTGTTGAAGCCATTAATTTTTTTCGGGACCCGGATTTCGCGACCAGACGCTTTACCGAGTTCGGCGATATTTTCGAAACATCGCTCATCGGTCAACGACTCGTCTTCATCCGAGGCGACAAAGCCATTGCCGATCTTCTGGCGCAAGGCGACGCCGTTGAAGGTTGGTGGCCCGAGAGTGTTCGCCAACTCCTTGGCAGCCAATCCCTTGCGAACCGAAATGGCTCCGACCACAAAGCGCGTCGGAGAGTCGTGGGTCAATTGTTTTCCAGTGCAGCACTGAAGCGCTACACCCCTGGAATGATTGGCTTGGTGGATGAGCTCAGCCAAGAGTTGCTTGAAGAAACAAAGCCAATACGGCTTGCTGATCGCATGCGGCGATTTGCCTTTCGCGTGATTGCAACGACAGTTCTGGGTTTAGAGGGTTCAGACCGTGATGCCCTCTTTCATGACTTTGAGATTTGGACACAAGCTTTGTTCTCTGTGCCCATCGCCATTCCAGGAACGCCCTTTGCGAATGCGTTAGCGGCAAGACGTCGCCTACTCGACAGGCTTAGAGACGTTCTTGAGCAAGCGGATCAAAACCGTGGCGGACTGGATTTACTCGCTGGTGGTCTCGATGAGGCAGGACAACCACTCACAGCAGACGACATCGTCGAACAACTACTTCTATTGCTCTTCGCTGGTTATGAAACAACTGCGTCGTCATTGAGCTGTTTGATGCGGGCTTGTCTAATCGAGCCTCATGTTGAGCCATGGCTGCGTGAGGAACTGGATGGCCTGGAGTGGCCACCTCAGGGTGATGCAACCACTGCATTTGATGGTAACCGCGCTCCCAGACTTCAAGCCGTCGTGACTGAAGTGATGCGCATGACGCCACCTGTCGGGGGATTTTTTCGCCGCACCTGCCGCCCGATTGAGCTCGCCAATATTCTCATTCCAAAAGGTCATGTGGTGCAAGTCGCTTTGGCTTCCTCCAATCGTGCTGGAAGCAGCGAACTAAACGAATTTCGTCCTCAACGCCATCTTGATGGATCCAACAAACCAACACTGTTGCCTTTTGGAGGCGGTGAGCGTGTTTGCTTGGGGAAAGCCCTTGCTGAACTTGAAATCCGCCTCATGGTGGTGGGACTTCTGAAACGGGTTCAACTCAGCCTTGCCGGCGATCAGGATCTCGATCTCCAGCTGATCCCCAGCCCGAGCCCCAAGGACGGCCTAAAGGTTGTTGCCAAGCATTACGCACCTGCTGATGCCAAGGCGTGA
- the psbA gene encoding photosystem II q(b) protein — MSTAIRSGRQSNWGSFCDWVTNTNNRIYVGWFGVLMIPCLLAATICFIIAFVAAPPVDIDGIREPVAGSLIYGNNIISGAVVPSSNAIGLHFYPIWEAASLDEWLYNGGPFQLVVFHFLIGISAYMGRQWELSYRLGMRPWICVAYSAPLSAAFAVFLVYPFGQGSFSDAMPLGISGTFNYMLVFQAEHNILMHPFHMLGVAGVFGGSLFSAMHGSLVTSSLVRETTESESQNYGYKFGQEEETYNIVAAHGYFGRLIFQYASFNNSRSLHFFLGAWPVIGIWFTSMGISTMAFNLNGFNFNQSILDGQGRVVSTWADVLNRAGLGMEVMHERNAHNFPLDLAAAESTPVALQAPAIG, encoded by the coding sequence ATGTCCACCGCAATTCGCAGCGGACGCCAGAGCAACTGGGGATCCTTTTGTGATTGGGTCACCAACACCAACAACCGCATTTATGTGGGTTGGTTTGGAGTCTTGATGATTCCTTGCCTGCTGGCTGCCACCATTTGCTTCATCATCGCGTTTGTTGCCGCTCCTCCGGTTGACATCGATGGCATTCGCGAGCCTGTCGCTGGCTCCTTGATCTACGGCAACAACATCATTTCTGGTGCTGTTGTTCCTTCCAGCAACGCCATCGGCTTGCACTTCTATCCCATCTGGGAAGCAGCTTCACTCGACGAGTGGCTGTACAACGGCGGTCCTTTCCAGCTCGTCGTCTTCCACTTCCTCATCGGCATTTCCGCCTACATGGGTCGTCAGTGGGAACTCTCTTACCGCTTGGGCATGCGCCCTTGGATCTGTGTTGCCTACAGCGCCCCGCTGTCTGCAGCGTTTGCAGTCTTCCTCGTCTACCCCTTCGGTCAGGGTTCGTTCTCTGATGCAATGCCCCTGGGCATCTCTGGAACCTTCAACTACATGTTGGTGTTCCAGGCTGAGCACAACATCCTGATGCACCCCTTCCACATGCTGGGTGTTGCAGGCGTCTTCGGCGGCAGCTTGTTCTCCGCCATGCACGGCTCACTGGTGACCTCCTCCTTGGTGCGTGAAACCACCGAAAGCGAGTCCCAGAACTACGGCTACAAATTCGGTCAAGAAGAAGAGACGTACAACATCGTGGCTGCTCACGGCTACTTCGGTCGCCTGATCTTCCAATACGCCTCCTTCAACAACAGCCGTAGCCTCCACTTCTTCCTGGGTGCCTGGCCCGTTATCGGCATCTGGTTTACGTCCATGGGCATTTCAACCATGGCCTTCAACCTGAACGGCTTCAACTTCAACCAGTCCATCCTTGATGGTCAGGGCCGTGTCGTTAGTACTTGGGCCGACGTGTTGAACCGTGCAGGCCTCGGCATGGAAGTCATGCACGAGCGCAACGCTCACAACTTCCCCCTCGACCTGGCAGCTGCTGAGTCCACACCTGTGGCACTGCAAGCACCTGCAATCGGTTGA
- a CDS encoding DoxX family protein gives MIRAVLTRPLFADLGLLVLRVLTGALLIHHGYEKLANIENFADAFVRPLHLPFPIVLSYVAAFSEVIGSWLLITGLLTRVGAAAIAGTITVAIYHAIVTAGFNIYLLELLGLYLAAAGTVLACGPGLFSIDELISRLVEPNIEIDSTSESLDEPSVVLSEASATR, from the coding sequence ATGATCCGCGCTGTTCTCACCCGTCCTCTGTTTGCCGACCTGGGCTTGCTCGTCCTTCGGGTTTTGACTGGTGCGCTACTCATCCATCACGGATATGAAAAATTAGCCAATATCGAAAATTTTGCTGACGCATTTGTTCGTCCGCTGCACCTTCCGTTTCCGATCGTTCTTTCGTACGTTGCCGCGTTTTCTGAGGTGATTGGCAGCTGGTTGTTGATCACCGGCTTGCTAACCCGAGTTGGCGCCGCAGCAATTGCAGGAACAATCACAGTGGCGATTTATCACGCCATCGTTACTGCTGGTTTCAATATCTACCTGCTCGAATTGCTTGGCCTTTATTTGGCGGCGGCAGGAACAGTTTTGGCTTGTGGTCCAGGCCTTTTCTCGATTGACGAATTGATCTCTCGTCTTGTCGAGCCGAATATTGAAATTGATTCAACCTCAGAATCTCTCGACGAACCCTCAGTCGTCTTAAGTGAGGCATCAGCAACTCGCTGA
- a CDS encoding OsmC family protein — MIECSYTGQLHCNATHVLSGTQLHTDAPTDHDGLGQSFSPTDLIATALGTCVLTIMGIAAKRQGWEIGEANAVVEKTMTSKAPRQIQNLKVVISLPMSLTDAQRRVLKHVVNDCPVKRNLDPSITIDLVWS; from the coding sequence GTGATTGAATGTTCTTACACAGGGCAGCTCCATTGCAATGCAACACATGTTCTCTCTGGGACCCAACTTCATACGGATGCACCCACCGACCATGACGGTTTAGGTCAAAGTTTTTCACCCACCGATCTGATTGCGACAGCGCTCGGAACATGTGTTCTCACCATCATGGGAATTGCGGCTAAGCGTCAAGGCTGGGAGATTGGCGAGGCCAATGCCGTTGTTGAAAAAACAATGACGAGCAAAGCACCACGACAAATCCAAAACTTAAAAGTGGTGATCAGCCTTCCAATGAGCCTCACAGACGCACAACGCAGAGTGCTCAAACATGTCGTCAACGACTGTCCTGTAAAGAGGAATCTGGACCCATCGATAACGATTGATCTGGTCTGGAGCTGA